The following is a genomic window from Proteiniborus sp. DW1.
TGCCATAGGACTGCTGATAGTTACATTAATAAATAAAATCTTTTATATTCACATTGGCATAATTTTTTTTATGTTTTTTATTACTGTTATAATTGCAGGTATTCCACTGAAATTTTATTTAAAGATTTGTAAGGGACCTATTTTCTTTTTGTTTTTAGGCTTAATCGCTATCTTGTTTTCTATAACCCAAAACCCTATTGAATCCATGTGGGGGATTGAGTTATTAGGACTTAACATAATAATAACTAATGAAACAATCAATTCTTCTATTTCTATATTTCTTAGAGCTTTGTCTGCAGTCTTATGTAGTCTTTTTTTAATTCTTACCACTCCAATAAATGATTTAGTATACATATTTAGAAAAATGAAAGTTCCAAAGACTTTCATTGAGATGACAGTGCTTATTTATAGGTTTATCTTTATTTTATTAGAAGAAATGAGAGATATACATATGGCACAAGAAATTAGATTTGGCTATTCCAGCCTAGGC
Proteins encoded in this region:
- the cbiQ gene encoding cobalt ECF transporter T component CbiQ, which encodes MPIVDKFAYTNKLKDFSPMVKFSLAIGLLIVTLINKIFYIHIGIIFFMFFITVIIAGIPLKFYLKICKGPIFFLFLGLIAILFSITQNPIESMWGIELLGLNIIITNETINSSISIFLRALSAVLCSLFLILTTPINDLVYIFRKMKVPKTFIEMTVLIYRFIFILLEEMRDIHMAQEIRFGYSSLGNSYKSLSLLITLLFIRVMKRYEDMEISLKSRVFNDSFWI